In the Variovorax sp. S12S4 genome, one interval contains:
- the ybeY gene encoding rRNA maturation RNase YbeY has translation MALAQLSLSLQFAPRFKGIERHRAALPRHSVARWIRHALDADGEITVRIVDAEEGQRLNREFRGKDYATNVLTFDYAQSPMVMADLVLCAPVVAAEAKEQRKTLAAHYAHLLVHGTLHAQGWDHETGEADAEEMEAREIEILAGLGIRNPYGR, from the coding sequence ATGGCGCTGGCCCAGCTTTCGCTTTCGCTGCAGTTCGCACCGCGCTTCAAGGGCATCGAGCGGCATCGCGCCGCATTGCCGCGGCACAGCGTGGCCCGCTGGATCCGCCATGCGCTCGACGCGGACGGCGAAATCACGGTGCGCATCGTCGATGCCGAGGAAGGCCAGCGCCTGAACCGCGAATTTCGCGGCAAGGACTATGCGACCAACGTGCTGACGTTCGACTACGCGCAAAGCCCGATGGTGATGGCCGACCTGGTGCTGTGCGCGCCGGTGGTCGCGGCCGAGGCCAAGGAGCAACGCAAGACATTGGCCGCGCACTACGCGCACCTGCTCGTTCACGGCACGCTGCACGCGCAGGGCTGGGACCACGAGACCGGTGAGGCCGATGCCGAGGAAATGGAAGCGCGCGAGATCGAGATCCTGGCGGGCCTCGGCATTCGAAATCCATACGGGCGGTGA
- the ruvA gene encoding Holliday junction branch migration protein RuvA, which yields MIGKLTGILAERNPPQVVVDCNGVGYEVDVPMSTFYNLPGTGERVSLLTHFVVREDAQILYGFGTAEERAAFRQLIKITGVGPRTALGLLSGMSVGELAQAITTQELGRLIKIPGIGKKTAERLLLELKGKLGADIGLPAHAASDAQADILQALIALGYSDKEAALALKALPKDATVSEGIKLALKALAK from the coding sequence ATGATAGGCAAACTCACCGGCATCCTGGCCGAGCGCAACCCACCGCAAGTGGTGGTGGACTGCAACGGCGTCGGTTACGAGGTCGATGTGCCGATGAGCACGTTCTACAACCTGCCCGGCACCGGAGAGCGCGTTTCGCTGCTCACGCACTTCGTGGTGCGCGAGGACGCGCAGATTCTCTACGGTTTCGGCACCGCCGAGGAGCGTGCGGCTTTTCGGCAACTCATCAAGATCACTGGCGTAGGGCCGCGCACGGCGCTCGGCCTGCTGTCGGGCATGAGCGTGGGCGAGCTGGCGCAGGCCATCACCACGCAGGAGCTCGGCCGCCTCATCAAGATTCCGGGCATCGGCAAGAAGACCGCCGAGCGGCTGCTGCTGGAACTCAAGGGCAAGCTGGGCGCCGACATCGGCCTGCCCGCGCATGCGGCCTCCGACGCGCAGGCCGACATCCTGCAGGCGCTCATCGCGCTGGGCTACAGCGACAAGGAAGCTGCACTGGCGCTGAAGGCATTGCCCAAGGATGCGACCGTGAGCGAAGGCATCAAGCTGGCGCTGAAGGCGTTGGCGAAGTAG
- a CDS encoding YdeI/OmpD-associated family protein — protein sequence MAAERVPHDTPVECTTAASWERWLKRHHATAAGVWLRMAKKDSGIASVNHAEALEVALCYGWIDGQRKAEDDKYFLQRFTPRTPRSTWSKINRDKALKLIEEGRMQPAGLAEVDRARADGRWDAAYDAQSVATVPPDLQAALNANPKAAAFFAKLDSRNRYAVLFRTQGAKKPETRARRIAQFIEMLAKGEKIHP from the coding sequence GTGGCGGCCGAGCGCGTTCCGCACGATACGCCCGTCGAATGCACCACCGCCGCCTCATGGGAACGTTGGCTCAAGCGGCACCATGCCACCGCGGCCGGCGTGTGGCTGCGAATGGCCAAGAAGGACAGCGGCATCGCGTCGGTCAACCACGCCGAGGCGCTCGAAGTTGCCCTGTGCTACGGCTGGATCGACGGGCAGCGCAAGGCGGAAGACGACAAGTACTTTCTGCAGCGCTTCACCCCGCGCACGCCGCGCAGCACCTGGTCGAAGATCAACCGCGACAAGGCACTGAAGCTGATCGAGGAAGGCCGCATGCAGCCTGCCGGCCTGGCCGAGGTCGACCGCGCCCGCGCCGACGGCCGCTGGGATGCGGCCTACGACGCCCAGAGCGTCGCCACCGTGCCGCCCGACCTGCAGGCCGCGCTAAACGCGAACCCCAAGGCGGCCGCCTTCTTTGCCAAGCTCGATTCGCGCAACCGCTACGCGGTACTGTTCCGCACGCAGGGTGCGAAGAAGCCCGAGACCCGGGCGCGGCGTATTGCGCAATTCATTGAAATGCTCGCCAAGGGCGAGAAGATCCACCCCTGA